TGAAGTAGCAGAACGCCATGACCGCCTTTTCACCATCACTTAGTGTCCGATCCCCGCCTCGTGCCATATTTTTTTGCTCACGTAGGACTTTGAATTCGTTCGGATCAAATGTGTATTTGGCGCCAAAAAGCCGTTTTAATAGTATCTTGAAAGTTTCTGCAACGCGAGTACGTGCATCTGCCTTGTCCCCTTGCGTTCGGCGCAACTCGTCGATTTCTCCCTGCAGTGTTTGAACCTGCTTAGTGAGGGATCGGATGCTCTCGATGTCCGAGGAATGATCATTGCAATACTTGCTAAGAAACGCCCCGCATGCGTTATTCTGGATAGACTTACGCTCATTGGAGGAGTTGTTGACCAAACTAGCCAAATCTTTGAATAGCTTCCCGTTGCGCTCTACGGTTTTGACGAACTCATCGTATTCGAATGCAGCGCTGTCAACAGGCCCTTCTTGAGGAGTTTCTAAGCTCTGCTGTTTAGATTTCAGAGCTTCCAATATGGCTTCAAGGTTGGCGTCAACTGCTTCTAGTGCAGCGCTTTCGTCTTCCGTCTTCTTTTCTTGAACTGATGGAAAGAACGCCTTGAGCTCATCAAAAGCCGATTTCGCCCTCAGGTATTTACCTTTCCATTTTTCCACTTTCGATCGCGCCGCACTCACGTCCTTTACAAGGGACATGAGTGCATCTTTCTCCCTAGCCTCGGCGTCTTCGAAGTATTCTTGGTACTTGGAGAGCGCAAATTGGGCCGCCTGTGTCAGACTTTGCGTGCAGAACGGGCAGTCTTTGGGGCTGGCGGGTGCCAGTTTGAGGCCTGAGCGAAAGAAGTCAGGGTCTTCCGCGATCTTTAGCTTTACCTCCTCGGCAACGCTTGACGGAGATGTGACTCTGGCTAAGGCTGAATTCAAAATTTCCCAATCCAAGCCGAGCCCATTGGGTGCGGTTGCTGTAGGCAAATTGGGGTCATTTGGGAGCGACTTGAATTTGTTGAAACTCGCTAGGAGTTGGCTCAAACTATGATCCAAGCTCTCCGCTGAAAATGGCGATGCCTCAAAATACACATTAGTGCTCAGTGTTCGAAATCTACCGAGAGAAGCATTGATCTGGAAATCCTTCTGGAGCTTATTCTTTTGACTTGCAAAGGCTTCATCAAGAGTCTTTCGGCTTGTGGCCAATTTCTCTTTCACCGAAACACTTTCGCTCTCTTTTTCATCAAGGGTGAGATTTTCTTGACCAATAATAATTTCGTGCGCGATTTCACCATCCAATTCAAAAGATTTCTGCCGGAGGTGAAAGTCTACATAGTCTTCGGAGAAGACATGAAAAATATACTGAGGAACGGAGAAGCTCACGGTCTTGCTGGCGCGGTTCAAGTCTATGCTGCCAATACACGCATCATCTTCAAAGAGTTGGAACGTTCCCTGCTTTGTTGATGATTCTTCAGAGACAAGAAGATCAGGCATGTTTTGCGGTAAGACACCTTCCAACGCGCTTTCATCCAATAGCCGAAGCGACCGCGCCAAGAATGACTTTCCAGTGCCGTTGCGAGCGAAAATCAGATTCTGTTTGTTTTTGGATAGTGTGGCATCCAGATACATAATTGGGCCGATGTGGCGAGCGGATATCTTCAAAAAGGGCTTTGGAGTAGCCGGAACATTCATTACGTTAAATCTCACTTCAGGGCGCGCAACTCATAGGCGATTTGAAAGGCAGAATAACACCCCTAAGTAGTGTAGTGAAGCTCATTTCCGAAATACCGGATTGGAATGGCCACTCTCAAGATGTGACACGACGTATATGCTCGTGCGTCGAATGTCGGCTTTCCGCCCACAGCGACAAACTGAATGGGATCGACCTGCGGTTGAAACCTCCCTCTGGCTGGGTGTGCCCCAAGCTAGGGCCAATGTCAGCATTGGTCACTGAGCAACAATGATGCATCCGCGAAGGTCGGGTGTCTGATGGTGATCTGCAGTGGGCTCATCCAACACTCGTAACTGTCGAGGCATGACCGGCAAGAACTGGTATGATTTTACTAGATCTGTAAAGAATACTCCCTCACTCATTATGTGGCTTAATCACTCTTCATCCCCCGTGTTTGCAGTGATCTTCCACGGATTAACAAGCATCACACCGGTTTGAGCAAAATCAGAGGTATTGCGGGTCACAAGCTGCATTCCATGAACCAGAGCGGTTGCTGCAATCAAAGCATCACGCCCGCTCTTGGGGACATGGAGCTGAGCACAGCACTGAGCAACCCGCATATCTACGGGCAGAACCCTGTCACAGAATTCCGGCAAAACCTTTTGTCCAAACCAGGACCGCAGGATCTCCCCTTGTACCGGATCTTTACGTTCCAGTCGCAGGATCCCCATTTCAAGTTCCATCACCGTTATTGCAGAAATATGCAGATCATTCGCCTCTACGGTTTCACACCAGGCCGCTACATTTGCATCCGCTTTGCCAGCCCCAACCTTACGCAGTTCACTGACAACATTGGTATCAAGCAACAACATCAAATCAGATCCACGCG
This region of Pseudovibrio sp. Tun.PSC04-5.I4 genomic DNA includes:
- a CDS encoding AAA family ATPase, yielding MNVPATPKPFLKISARHIGPIMYLDATLSKNKQNLIFARNGTGKSFLARSLRLLDESALEGVLPQNMPDLLVSEESSTKQGTFQLFEDDACIGSIDLNRASKTVSFSVPQYIFHVFSEDYVDFHLRQKSFELDGEIAHEIIIGQENLTLDEKESESVSVKEKLATSRKTLDEAFASQKNKLQKDFQINASLGRFRTLSTNVYFEASPFSAESLDHSLSQLLASFNKFKSLPNDPNLPTATAPNGLGLDWEILNSALARVTSPSSVAEEVKLKIAEDPDFFRSGLKLAPASPKDCPFCTQSLTQAAQFALSKYQEYFEDAEAREKDALMSLVKDVSAARSKVEKWKGKYLRAKSAFDELKAFFPSVQEKKTEDESAALEAVDANLEAILEALKSKQQSLETPQEGPVDSAAFEYDEFVKTVERNGKLFKDLASLVNNSSNERKSIQNNACGAFLSKYCNDHSSDIESIRSLTKQVQTLQGEIDELRRTQGDKADARTRVAETFKILLKRLFGAKYTFDPNEFKVLREQKNMARGGDRTLSDGEKAVMAFCYFIAQCHLKVTSNEDYARLYFVFDDPVNSMSFDYVYAIVQTLKLLRIGAAGEIEFNPKSGNPRPRMLVLTHNNYFYNVASSNSAIPKSGLFQLVPGATQHTLASQKGFASPHQQQLKHVHDVSVGDVEPDFMTPNSIRSVVESMWKFCRPDVADFGAFFEFLIDECEIELKSVLINDLSHGGKFDDPPHKAEDIVEAAREAITVVERFAQGQLKHL
- a CDS encoding type II toxin-antitoxin system VapC family toxin codes for the protein MMLLLDTNVVSELRKVGAGKADANVAAWCETVEANDLHISAITVMELEMGILRLERKDPVQGEILRSWFGQKVLPEFCDRVLPVDMRVAQCCAQLHVPKSGRDALIAATALVHGMQLVTRNTSDFAQTGVMLVNPWKITANTGDEE